The Methanosarcina acetivorans C2A genome includes the window TGTCCGGTGGGTCTTCACCTGTCTACCTTGCTGGAACTCTTGTAACCCACAACGCAGAAGTTCTCGCAGGTATCACCCTTGCCCAGCTTACAGTCCCCGGGACTAAGGTCTGGTACGGAAGCTCTACCACAACATTTGACCTGAAGAAGGGCACTGCTCCCGTTGGATCTCCCGAACTCGGCCTGATCAGCGCATCTGTCGCAAAGCTCGCCCAGTTCTATGGCCTCCCCGCATTCGTGGCAGGCACCTAGTCTGATGCAAAGATCCCGGACAACCAGGCAGGGCACGAAAAAACAATGACCTGTCTCCTGCCAGCCCTTGCAGGCGCAAACACTCTGTACGGCGCCGGGATGCTTGAGCTCGGTATGACCTTCTCTATGGAACAGCTCGTTATTGACAACGACATCATCAAGATGACAAAGAAAGCTCTTCAGGGAGTTCCTGTAAATGAGGAAACTCTTGCTGTCGAATCCATCCAGAAGGTAGGTATCGGAAACAACTTCCTTGCCCTCAAACAGACCAGACAACTTGTGAACTACCCATCTGACCCCATGCTTATTGATAGGCGCATGTTCGGAGACTGGGCAGCAGCCGGATCAAAGGACCTCGCATCCGCTGCACATGACAAGGTCGTAGATGTTCTCAAAAACCACGTCGTCAAACCAATCGATGCAGACATTCTTAAGGATATGCAGGCTGTCGTGGACAGAGCTGACAAAGCCTTCAGAGGCATGTAATTATACCAGATATTCAGGAGATCTAAAAATGGCAAGCAAAGAAGAAATCATTGCAAAAGCAAAAGATGCAATCACCGATTTTGATGAGGAACTCGCAGCAGAAGTTGCAGAAGAAGCCCTCGCTGCAGGTATTGACCCTGTAGAGCTCATTGAGAAAGGATTTACCGCAGGCATGCAAGAAGTAGGTGAACAGTTCGAACAGGGTTCCCTTTTCCTCCCCCATGTGCTTGCAGCTGCCGAAGCAATGAACACAGGCATGGAAGTTATTAAGCCGGAAATGGAAAAACGCAAGTCTGAGACCAAGAGCCTTGGAACCGTTGTCATCGGGACCATCGAAGGCGACATCCACTCCATCGGAAAGGACATCGTTGCCTCCATGCTCAACATTGCAGGCTTTAAAGTAGTGGACCTCGGAAGAGACGTCCCGATAAAGACCTTTGTCGAAAAGGCAAAGGAAGTCAAACCACAGATCATCGCATCCTCCGCCCTTATGACCACTACCATGGTCAACCAGATCCAGATCGAGGAACAGCTGAAAGAAGCAGGTATCCGCGACCAGGTTAAGACCATGGTCGGAGGCGCACCCGTTACCCAGGACTGGGCTGACAAGATCGGCGCAGACCTCTACGGAGAAAGTGCCACCGATGTAGTCAGCAAGGTAAGAGCAGTCTTACTCTAAAAAAGGTTCAGTAAGCAGTAAACGCAGGTGACCTGATCAAATGCGTTTTCTGCCCAACTTTATTTTGTGTGGTTTTTGCGAAACCGATAGCTAAGGGTATACAAAAAAGTTCTTGCATATTCGGTCATACTCACGGGAAAATCCAGTAATCATAGAAAAGGCAGTGCAGCAGTTTTGCTCTATATTCTCCTCTGGCATATTCAGGGAAAATATGGCAGTAAACTGCAAAGCTGCTGATTCCTGGTCTGCTGATTTCTGGTTAAATACAGGAATTAAAACTAGCTATATAATTGTAGTTCAATAAAATCAGATGACCAAAAAAACGGTATTGTAGAAATTCAACTTTAATGTCAATCTGGTTCCCTGAGATGCAAATGCCCATAGAGACGGTTCGCAAGCTGTACTTTCAGGCTGTGGAATAGGGCTGAGACGGACTCATGCCCTGAGGGAATTCCATAGCGCATCTGAAAAATGGAGGGATTTTCCGTGGATTTAAAAGCCTTAAAAAAACAGGAAAGTAAACGAAAGATCAGTAAAGGGTATATGTGGGCCCTTTTCTGTGCTGTATTCTGGGGTATCTGGTATCTTCCAGGGACCGTTGTGTGGGTGCTTAACCCTTTTGATGAGATGTATGGGGCTATTGCCGAAACCGGTGGAGACGGCACAGCTCTGATCATAACTGCTGTTCTTATTACGGCCTTCAATGCGCTTACGGTAATGCTTGCGCTTATGCTCTGGAACGGGGTTCTCGGTAAATTCGGAGAACTTGTCCGGACAATGAAAGAATTCCATCCGTGCTCCAAATGGTTCTTCCTTGCTTCAATTTTCGGAGGTCCGATGGCAATTCTCGGTTCGTTCATTGCAATGGGCTTCATTGGCGGAGCATTCGCAGCTGTTGCAGCTCTTCTTTACCCTGTGGTGGGTTCGATTCTTGCCTACTACTGGTACGGGGAAAAGATCTCCAAAAGAGCGGCAATCGGTATTGCTGTCATCATTGTAGGAGGCGTTACGATCTTCGGAGGCGGGCTTCTGACCGAGCTTTCCTCAGGCAATGTCCAGTGGATCGGATACCTCGGAGGTTTGATGGCTGCTGCCGGCTGGGGAATTGAAGGTGCAATCGCAGGAAAAGGTCTCGACATTTCCGAACCCGATGTGGGGCTGACCCTCAGGTTCGTCGGAGAAAATCTGATCTGGTGGGTCATTATCGTTCCGATACTCGCAATTGTCGGTTACCCGATGTATTCCTTTGCATTCCAGGCTTTCGAACCTCTGACTTTGCTGGTTCTGATCTTCGCAGGAATTACCTTTGGTTTCTGTTATGTCTGCTGGTACAAGTCCTTCCCGCTTATCGGGGTAGGGAGAGGCCAGGGTATAGGAAACCTCTACGGGTTGTTTGCTATTATCTTCATTTTCCTCTTCTTCGGAGATGTCCCGCAGTGGACCATCCTTGTCGGAGGCACTCTCTGTGTTATTGGTAGTTTCGTTATGTTTACGGAAGACACAAGTGAACTTGAAACTTTGAGAGGTGAGTGAAGTGAGCGGAAACCGCCCGATTAAATTCAGGATTCTGGAATTCTTGCTGGATGAAAAGGAACGCTGGAACTATGAGATTGTTTCAAAGATCCAGGAAGAGTACAACATGCATGGGAATTACAACCGGGACAGCATCAACTTCGATATCATCGAACTGGCGTCCGGAGGGATGCTGAAGGACGTGGAGCAGAAAGTCGATGAGGACGGGATCTACAAAAAAGGTTTCCTCCTGCACAAATACGTGATCACCGACTTCGGAAAGGCCCGTGGCTCAGATGCCTGTCTGAGATATGTATAATCTTATCGGAGGTTAAACATGGTACAAACAGCAGCTGCAATGGAAGCTTACAATGCCTACTGGGCAAACTCCTTCATCCCTGCCGGGGACATTATGTGGATGGTTCTCATCCTGGTCCTGGCGGTAATCGCCCTCTGGCAGGCAAGGACTTTCGTGTCCAAGTTCTGAACCCGAGTGAATACAGTTTTCCAAACCTAATGTCCAATAATCAACATAAATGGTGAAAAAATGGCAACTGAATATGCTTTAAGGATGGGAGACGGGAAGAGGGTCTTCCTCACAAAAGAGAAAATCCTGGAGGAACTTGAGGCAGGTATGGCGAATGCCTCAGACCTCGGGGAAATCCCTGATCTCAGTGCCGATGAGATTGACAAGCTTGCAGAAATCCTTATGATGCCCGGGAAAGCCGTGAGTGTCGAACAGGGCATGGAAGTCCCTGTCACCCACGACATCGGTACAATCCGGCTTGACGGAGATCAGGGCAACAGCGGAGTTGGAATTCCTTCCAGCCGGCTTGTAGGTTGTATGACGCATGAACGTGCTTTTGGCGCCGATACAATGGAACTCGGGCACATCGACTACAGTTTCAAGCCGGTAAAACCCGTGGTCTCAAACGAGTGCCAGGCAATGGAAGTCTGCCAGCAGAACATGATTATTCCGCTCTTCTACGGCGCAATGCCCAACATGGGGCTTTACTACACCCCTGACGGACCTTTCGAAAATCCCGGTGACCTCATGAAAGCTTTCAAGATTCAGGAAGCCTGGGAGTCCATGGAACATGCCGCAGAGCACCTGACCAGGGACACTGTCTGGGTCATGCAGAAGCTCTTTGCCTCCGGGACGGACGGTGTCAACTTTGATACAACTGCAGCAGCAGGCGATGCTGACATGTACGGGACTCTGCACGCAATCGAGGCCCTCAGGAAGGAATTCCCTGACATGTACATCGAAGCCGGC containing:
- a CDS encoding DMT family transporter, whose protein sequence is MEGFSVDLKALKKQESKRKISKGYMWALFCAVFWGIWYLPGTVVWVLNPFDEMYGAIAETGGDGTALIITAVLITAFNALTVMLALMLWNGVLGKFGELVRTMKEFHPCSKWFFLASIFGGPMAILGSFIAMGFIGGAFAAVAALLYPVVGSILAYYWYGEKISKRAAIGIAVIIVGGVTIFGGGLLTELSSGNVQWIGYLGGLMAAAGWGIEGAIAGKGLDISEPDVGLTLRFVGENLIWWVIIVPILAIVGYPMYSFAFQAFEPLTLLVLIFAGITFGFCYVCWYKSFPLIGVGRGQGIGNLYGLFAIIFIFLFFGDVPQWTILVGGTLCVIGSFVMFTEDTSELETLRGE
- a CDS encoding cobalamin B12-binding domain-containing protein codes for the protein MASKEEIIAKAKDAITDFDEELAAEVAEEALAAGIDPVELIEKGFTAGMQEVGEQFEQGSLFLPHVLAAAEAMNTGMEVIKPEMEKRKSETKSLGTVVIGTIEGDIHSIGKDIVASMLNIAGFKVVDLGRDVPIKTFVEKAKEVKPQIIASSALMTTTMVNQIQIEEQLKEAGIRDQVKTMVGGAPVTQDWADKIGADLYGESATDVVSKVRAVLL